Within the Medicago truncatula cultivar Jemalong A17 chromosome 4, MtrunA17r5.0-ANR, whole genome shotgun sequence genome, the region aatttgaaatgatttttctgCAGCTGTTTTGAATTTACTGTCACAGCCAGAAAATGGCAACGGATATCAGGTTGGAAGGCGATTTTGTGAGTGTTCAACCAGTTGAAGATCATGACAGCAATCAAGATTCAGAGAAGAGCAAGGACAAAGATGTAACCACCAAAACAGTACCCTTATACAAGCTTTTCTCATTTGCTGATCCTTCGGATCGTTTATTGATGCTTATGGGGACTTTGGGTGCTATTGGGAATGGACTCTCTATACccttgatgattttaatatttggaACTATGATCAATGCATTTGGAGATTCCACAAACTCAAAAGTTGTTGATGAAGTCTCTGAGGTAATTTACTCACTGATCTTATGTAATTGGTGAATGTTATTTCTTCTGGTGTACCCTACATGGCTTACTACAACTTTGAATCAAACATTTAGAAATTTGATAACGACGACTTACTGTGATCAGGTGTCTCTGAAATTTGTATACTTGGCTGCGGGTACCTTTGTTGCGTCATTTTTGCGTAAGTGCATTAGTTTCTCAGTTAGTTCTTACAATCTAATTATTGGTTTGGTACATTATGAactaaacttaaataaaatctGTTTGCTATATACCAGAATTAACTTGCTGGATGATCACCGGGGAGAGACAGAGTGCAAGAATTAGAGGGTTATATCTTAAAACAATTTTGAGGCAAGATGTGAGTTTCTTTGATAAGGAAACTAATACGGGAGAGGTTGTTGGAAGAATGTCAGGTGATACTGTTCTTATTAAGGATGCCATGGGTGAGAAGGTATCAGTGAAACGTTACATCATACTACTTTTAATAACcaccatttttgtttttatcgaCTACCTAAAAATGAGACTTTAAGTTCTTTATTGTCCCCCCTCCTTCGATTTCAGGTGGGACAGTTCATACAGTTTATGTCAACTTTCATAGGAGGTTTTGTCATAGCATTCACAAAAGGATGGCTTCTAACTGTTGTCATGCTATCTAGTATACCACTTCTTATCTTGTCTGGTTCTATGACGAGTATGGTTATTGCAAAAGCATCATCAACTGGACAAGCAGCTTATTCTAAATCAGCAGGTGTAGTAGAGCAGACAATAGGTTCCATTCGAACTGTATGTACACTGCCGAAAATTAATATTgaaacttttattttgttttacagCATATATGTATACATGACTCCCATGTATTGAATGCAGGTTGCATCGTTCACCGGGGAGAAACAAGCTACAGCTAATTATAATCGATCCTTAATCAAAGTCTACAAGACTGCAGTGCAAGAGGCACTGGCATCTGGTGTTGGGTTTGGTacactcttttttgtttttatctgcAGTTATGGTTTGGCTGTATGGTTTGGTGGGAAAATGATAATTGAGAAAGGATACACAGGAGGGGACGTTATGACTGTAATTTTTGCTGTATTGATTGGTTCAACGTaagatttgttttctttttctccctTTCTATGAGCCTAATATTTCTACAATTTATTCCTTTCCACTCATAAGATATGAAGATGTTTTTTTTCTCCTAACTATATCTCTGTTTCCAACCCAAGGTGTCTTGGGCAGACATCTCCAAGCCTAAGTGCTTTTGCTGCAGGACAAGCTGCAGCCTTTAAGATGTTCGAAACGATTAATAGGAAGCCGGAAATTGATGCCTATGACACTAGTGGGAAAAAACTTGATGACATTCGTGGAGACATAGAGCTCAGGGATGTTTGCTTTAGTTATCCTACAAGACCAGATGAACTGATATTCAATGGATTTTCTCTTTCATTACCAAGCGGCACTACTGCAGCTTTGGTAGGGCAAAGTGGAAGTGGGAAATCCACAGTTGTTAGTTTGATAGAGAGATTCTATGATCCAACAGATGGTGAAGTTCTCATTGACGGTATCAACCTCAAAGAATTTCAACTAAAATGGATCAGACAGAAAATAGGCCTAGTCAGCCAGGAACCCGTTCTCTTTACTTGTAGCATTAAGGAGAATATTGCATATGGCAAGGACTGTGCAACTGATGAAGAAATCAGAGTTGCAGCAGAACTTGCTAATGCTGCTAAATTTATAGATAAACTTCCTCAGGTGAAATCTCAAATCttcatttaaaaagaaactGCTTAATGAATTCCTGCTTTacatttgaaatattaatttcCTTCATTTGAATGGATTATTTCTATTTGCCTAGTGTACAagacaataaaaatttattgaacAATCCTTCTAAGTTTTacctcaataattttttataatgatgGATTATGATCTCAGGGACTAGACACAATGGTTGGTGAGCATGGAACGCAGCTCTCTGGAGGTCAAAAGCAGAGAGTTGCAATTGCAAGAGCAATTTTGAAAGATCCAAGAATCCTACTTCTTGATGAAGCTACAAGTGCCCTTGATGCAGAATCTGAGAGAATTGTACAAGAGGCATTGAACAGAATAATGATAAACCGGACGACTATCGTTGTAGCACACCGCTTGAGCACTATAAGAAATGTTGATACAATTGCTGTCATTCATCAAGGAAAAATAGTTGAAAGAGGTAGACACGTTATTTCTCCACgattcaaaattcataaaaagcaTGAAGCCcaaatgtttatatattttattgcattcttatatttttcaattgatAAGGTTCACATGCTGAGCTCACCAATGATCCCAATGGAGCCTATAGTCAGCTTATTAGACTGCAAGAAATGAAGAGGTCAGAGCAAAATGATGCAAATGACAAAAACAAGCCAAACAGTATAGTGCATTCTGGAAGACAATCGAGTCAGAGATCTTTTTCCTTAAGATCAATAAGCCAAGGGTCAGCTGGAAACAGCGGTCGTCACTCTTTCTCAGCATCTTATGTTGCACCCACAACAGATGGATTCTTAGAAACTGAAGATGGGGGACCTCAAGCGTCTCCTTCAAAAAATTCTTCACCACCAGAAGTGCCACTTTATCGCCTGGCATATTTTAACAAGCCTGAGATTCCAGTCTTATTGATGGGGACTATAACTGCAGTGCTGCATGGAGCAATAATGCCCGTTATTGGGCTCTTAGTTTCTAAAATGATAAGTACTTTCTACAAACCAGCTGATGAACTTCGTCATGATTCAAAAGTTTGGGCAATAGTGTTTGTAGCGGTTGCTGTGGCATCATTACTCATTATTCCATGTAGATTCTACTTTTTTGGCGTTGCTGGAGGTAAGTTGATCCAAAGGATCCGAAAATTGTGTTTTGAGAAAGTAGTTCACATGGAAGTAAGTTGGTTTGACGATGTTGAGCATTCAAGCGGAGCACTTGGAGCAAGGCTCTCCACTGATGCAGCATCAGTTAGAGCTCTAGTTGGGGATGCCCTTGGTTTGCTGGTTCAAAATATTGCTACAATAATAGTTGGCATGGTAATTGCTTTTCAAGCGAGCTGGCAACTTGCTTTTATAGTCCTTGCTTTGGCGCCTCTATTAGGCCTAAATGGATATGTGCAAGTAAAGGTCTTGAAAGGATTCAGCGCAGATGCAAAGGTTTGTTAGTGACCAACCActattgtgaatgaatattaaaatatatgtctTTTTGAACTTTAGGGGATATGGTGTGATTAGTCTGAATAGAAGTAATCAGATCAAtgcttttacattttttggCATCATGCTTTAGAAGCATGAACCGAAGTGTTGCAAGCATGTGCTCTAAGTGCACTTTTGACTCGGTTAATTGTTTGTCAATATCCTGATACTCTTTTTGCCTAACAGAAATTGTACGAGGAAGCAAGTCAAGTGGCAAATGATGCTGTAGGGAGTATAAGAACTGTTTCCTCTTTTTGTGCTGAGGAGAAGGTGATGGAattatataagcaaaaatgcGAGGGGCCAATTAAGAAAGGCGTAAGGCGAGGGATAATAAGTGGATTAGGTTTTGGATCATCATTCTTCATGTTGTATGCAGTTGATGCCTGCGTTTTTTATGCTGGAGCTCGACTTGTAGAGGATGGCAAATCTACATTCTCAGATGTTTTCCTTGTAAGTTAATCTGCTAACTTGCTCACCATTACATACATTCTATCACTTTCACAATTATTTACTGAGTTATTAAATAACATTTGACCGCAAAACTTCCGCCATTTTATTGGGTGTGCGAGTATACAGAACGAAAATAACAATGTATGCAAATTAAGTTATCTAACTTGAAAGAACTTGCGAGGAGCGAAATATATAGCCAAAAAAAGTAGtcaagcaaaaaataataaacaaattgtTACAATGGGATACCAAATTTTTAAAGCATCAACTCCTTTAGTGTGACAAGCGAAAATCAGAGACTCAATCAAAAAATTGcactataaaatatatttagaatAACAATGACCCCAACCCAATAAAAATACCACAAACAATTCTCTGTCACAATCACTTAAAGATGAAAATTGCAAAATGCcataaccaacaacattgaTCTGCAAAGGGGTATACCAATGGATACCTAACGCAAAGCATAAATGAGCTCAACGTGAGGGAAATAATCCTCTTCGTGACATCGCACTTGGAAGAACCTAACGCATTTTTCTAGCAttgatgtttttgtttcctGATTTTCAGGTCTTTTTTGCTCTTAGCATGGCAGCTATGGGAGTCTCCCAATCTGGGACCTTGGTCCCTGATTCAACTAATGCAAAAAGTGCTGCTGCTTCCATATTTGCTATTCTTGATCAGAAGTCACAAATAGACTCTAGTGATGAATCTGGCATGACACTGGAAGAAGTCAAGGGAGATATTGAGTTTAACCATGTTAGTTTCAAGTATCCTACTAGACTTGATGTTCAAATATTCAATGATCTTTGCTTGAACATTCGCAGTGGAAAGGTAGTTTTCTAATTTCACATCTAATATAGTAAATTACTCTAAATTGTTCTTcctaatttaaaaaacaactaaCAAATCATCatattgatataaaaaaacAGACAGTTGCACTCGTAGGAGAAAGTGGAAGTGGAAAATCAACAGTGATCTCGTTACTACAAAGATTCTATGACCCTGACTCAGGGCACATTACTCTTGATGGAATAGAAATTCAAAGGATGCAAGTGAAATGGCTAAGACAACAGATGGGACTGGTAAGCCAAGAGCCTATTCTTTTCAATGACACGGTTCGGGCGAATATTGCATACGGAAAAGGAGGAGATGCAACAGAGGCAGAAATTGTAGCTGCGGCAGAACTAGCAAATGCTCACCAGTTCATTGGTAGTTTGCAGAAGGTAAATTCCTTTCAATCCAACCTCTCTTAAATGCTATGCAACTAAGATACATCTTTAAAATTGAAACATACGCACATACATTAGTCTGAACTCTTGAACATGATACTATATATGTAGGGCTATGACACGATAGTAGGTGAGAGAGGAATTCAATTATCTGGGGGACAGAAGCAGCGTGTGGCAATTGCGAGAGCTATAGTGAAGAATCCAAAAATACTATTACTAGATGAAGCAACTAGTGCACTTGATGCTGAGTCTGAAAAAGTGGTACAAGATGCACTTGACCGTGTAATGGTGGAGCGAACGACAATAATAGTGGCGCATAGGTTATCGACTATCAAAGGTGCAGATTTAATAGCAGTAGTTAAGAATGGTGTGATAGCAGAGAAAGGAAAACATGAAGCATTGCTCCATAAGGGTGGTGACTATGCTTCTTTAGTAGCATTACATACAAGTGATTCTACATCTTAGATCCCTTTGGCATCAATTGTTGTTGTAAAATAAGATTGGTATACACTTTTGTCCTTATCATGGTGTGTGTAAATTAAATAGTAATAGGATCATCCTCTGCTAGCGCTCTCTGAGCCTTGAGGCCTGCCCTGACCTGACCCGGGTGAGCCACCGGTATGCAACTCATCCAAAttttattataacaaaaacaagTAGTGATAGGATCATGAACGAACAATGATGAGTTGAGTTATGACTCATGAGTATGAGGgttgttaattaataattgtaGTGTTGTGTATGATATCAAGTATAAGAATAAAATTTCAGTATGTAGAACCTGTTACATAACCGTTGAGCTTGTGTTAGAAATGGAGAGCCAATATGGAACTTACATTAAATGAATTAGTTGTGCGAGTTCTTCCTTTCCTTGTCGAAGAAACTTAAAAACGCAAACTCTGGTAGCGCTTCAATTCAAAGGAAGAGGAGTAACAATTACTTTATATTTACTTCTTAACCaagaaaatgtaaattttaacataaataaatagacAAGTGTAAATCAAGCTTAACGAGTTGGGTGTATTATTTTAGAATGATAGATGAatgtatttctataataaatttCTAAATATGTTAATTCTATATTTTCTAccttaatataataaatttgtgCGTTTTGtctttcataaaagaaaattgtgtGTCATTGCAAATTTGCAATGaagtaaatattattttaaaactcaacaaataactttattatttttataatgtcaATATGATTTGTCAATTAAAAATACGCGGACTTATGGGGATGCAATATtttgctactttttttttttgacctaAAATATTTTGCTactttcatattaaaaaataacaattgtttaaattttaagaaatggaatacactccctaaaaaaaagaaaagaaatggaatacacaaattttaagacaattttactatatttagttttttaaatatatatcctTGGAGGCTTAAAAAAATGGAtccttagaaacttaaaaatATGCATTTTAAATTAGTCTACTATGAGACTAGTCATTAAATTGATAGCAAAATATCCAATTTTTTAACACGAAGTTGAATTACTTTTCAAATGAGTGAACCCATAAATTAAATTGATGTTGTTTTCATAGGGGAAATTATATTATAACTTTCCCCCAGCACACACCATATTGATTGTAATCTCTCTTCTCACAAAATAGAAAAGGTATTTGATAAAAAGATTAAGTGGTTAAAAATCAAGCAATTTTATCCATGTTAAAGAAAAGGGTCTTATTAATTAACGACTAACGAGGGTCAGGGACGGATCTAGATATGGGGTACATGTGAGGCTAAAATTTCATAGCaaattgtgttttatttataaaggataataatcattgtttttatttttaacatattgtgttttatttataaGGGGTAATAATCATTTTGGTTCCTGAATATGTAAGGAGTAGTCATATAATAGACcatcaatgtatcaaaattttaaaatagttcgTGATTGTGCATTTTGTTAGTGAAAATAGTCCctaacattaaaatattttgttaatattgtcatattagtacttcaatatacttacttattgtcaCTTAGGGACTATTTTGACCAACAGAGTGAAaatcagagactattttaaaattttaatacattgagAGATTTATTGTGACTACTCGTTACACATTCAAGGACCaaaataactattatttttgtttataataaaaaaataggaaagTTGTATGTGTGACTTTAGTCACACATAACCTCTAAATAGATCCATCCCTAAGGAGGGTCCTCGAGACACTAAGTGGTTtaaactaagttttttttttttaagtcaaataCTAGAATTTCTAAATCATTAAATTTACACATTcttcattttgtcaaaaaaaatacacattttcatttaaaaaagcTTATTATTTAATGTCCTTAAAGTATGTCTCGAAGATACTCGTTAGCACTTAGCATTTTCTTAAAAGgaccaagaaaataaaattgccctttaaaattgatattaattaaatcatatattattatttaattttttgtgattttcggTTGAAATGGAGTCTAGATATTGCCAAATATAAATTTAGCGTCAGAAAGAATGCTTGTTTAGGGTTGTAAGTGCAACATGTGTCGGGATTCAAACTCTAAATTTGTCATTTCTCCACACTTATAGTGTGAGAGTCTAGAttaaattatttgacaaaaaaaagtttgtttatcACACCAAGAATGAATTGGCCCAAGTGGTGAATGATTTATGCCATTGAAACAAGTGTTCAACGAAAATTTGCTTAAAAATCAATCTCCTAACCACTTTTTtaagatgttttttttacaaaggaaaactaactcattttattaaataaagtgGCATAAATAATCTTAAAAGGTAACACTATATATGACCGCCTTAACAAGCTAATGAGCAACCACATTAACTTTtctcttaggctttgtttgcgattttggaggggaggggaaggaaaggcttTGAGAAGTggaaaatataaggaaaaatttgaagaatttatacaaatcctccaaaaaccccccaaaaccctccagcaatacaattttttttgtatagaaACTCCccctttcttcctctctctctcttctctccttctcaaaccctagccgtcacgtttttctttttcctcttttcagaggggtgatttagggtcaattttgacccaaaaatcacccctccgaattgtttttccttctatcctaatttaataagtgatttcacatattttctgctttctttcgtttgttttgtgatttcgtcatcTCTGAACGACTccgtttgttttgatttcccgtctttgtgcggtgtgtttttgatttcccgtTTTAGtacggtgtttatttgattcaggttgaaaaattagctttgagcaagtgcagatccgatcaatgacaatgactttggcatcgtcaacgttgcagatccggagatatgagtattccggagacatgaatatagtcatatttgtaggcaaatgtactttgccgttttatgctattaacatggatgttgtgagtttgttcacaaagtcttcctttaagtttttagcgaatttggatttgtattgtatcgatgtactttatcaatttgaatgatgaatatcgtttatttttatccaaaaaataaaaaaattgttcccgcaaatgaggagggtttaggtaccgtttggcccggctttttttttcagcttttctacatttttaaggagaagttaggccaaacacaatatcaataaagtaccttcgaaaaaaagtattttttaagaatgcataaaattgaatggaatgagctttaaccaaaagttgttgaatgctacttcaaaaaactacttctctgtAATTTATTTCCCAAACacttctcttcaactcacgcaagcaaccttatcttttatttgttaatattatatttcaatttgttttttcttccatttaatttttttttgaaccggtccatataatttttttttaaaggaggatcaatttaattttatcatctattttgaaggaattttattatctttttatcacttatatatttaattttaatatcgtttaattatcacaacctcacaaatatttttattcatgttgtcattgaatgacaccaaatatttctattccctttcttcaacctcacaaatatacacacacagaCATTAGTGtttagattaatattttatgtctgttttttttgttacgctaatgcgtacctaaaaaaattatacttatatatatattacacatttatattgtaacaaactatgcatatctttttcttattaaaaaaaccaaacatatctttttcaatgacaccaacaatgtaacaaatataatatcatataatataaattcttatctttttaaatgacaccaaaaatatgatattcttataacaaaatttgttatacaatataattggaaaagaaaaaacaaactgttctctagcttagctcagttgatatagacaatgtataaatatatgcaaggtcgcggATTCGAACCTCGGAtaccacaaaagaaaaaaaaaaaatcaaagttttgtacaatattttgccaaacaacttttaacttaaaaataactttagaattaaaaaaaaaataaagaaaccaaacagctttaactttttccttaaagagctttattttaactttgtattatgaagaaaaattaacccctaaaaccctcccctcccattttcttctatttcttgcACTTACTCATTCCTTTTTTCCCAAATCTTCCCcttcaaactcgcaaacaaaccCCAAGAAAACTCAACATTAGAGTTCTTACAACTAAACTCTAACTAGAGATCGACGTTGGAGGTCAACTTTTTTTAAGATGTTATTTTTCCCTTACCAGGATGTCCCACCCTTAAATTTCGTCATTGGCCTATCCATCCCCTAATCCATGCCAcaaatcattaaataaatgcaTGTTCGTAATCTCCAAGTTGACCTCCAttaacatattattattattgacacGTTTAATattctaatttctaatctaaTAAATTCAGAAgatcttttgtttttgtcttaCATCCAGTTCTGTTAAGAGCGCACATTATAACATAGGAGTACAGGCCACCATGATTGGCAAAATTACTTCAGTTTGTTCAACTATCAGACTCACGGTTATTTACGTCTTAATAACAACATTGGCCAGCAGGGATGGTTATGAAGTCATTAATTCTTTTATATTCGGTAATCAAACTTTCAAACACaacataaatttattaatttgggGATAgaaatctaaataaataaaaaaacaaaaaaacaatgtgAATGATAACATAGTAAACTTGCAGCTCAAGAAATGTGTAGACGTAATTTACAATTAttctattaaaaattatttgaccAATACAACATAATCTGAACTATATATTAATAGAACAAGGAATTTTGCATACATCAACCTATTACATTAGCCAGCAACCAAATTCCACTTTCCAACTAACAATTCATTATTCTTCTGTTGCTTGTCACGGCTAGCTAGTTTTCCATCTTCTATGCAGGCAAGACTTACTCCCTCTTTACTCTGAATTCTTTTCATTGTTTCATACggttttttctttatttgttgCCATTCTATCTTCAGCAGAAATTTTGACAAAGTTGACTTATGGTTTGTTCTGACTGctaatactttttattttcctttcattGATGAAATCAAAAAGAAGCTATCATCTTCTCTACAAACTATAGCACACACAGGACAACAAACCtctaaaaagaaaacattagaGTTTGAAGAACACTATCTTGTTGTTTGTTGCTAACTTGAATTTGGAATGCTTTTTCTGCAGCTGTTTTAAACTTACCATCACTGGCAGAGGGGTTTGAAGGAAAAACAAGTCTCCCTCCAACAAAATGGCAACGGATATCAGTTTGGAAGGAGAAATTGTGAGTGTTCAACCAGTTGTAGATCATGATAGCATGCAAGATTCAGACAAGAGCAAGGACAAAGATGAAACCACCAATACAGTACCCTTATACAAGCTTTTCTCATTTGCTGATCCTTCGGATCGTTTATTGATGCTTATGGGGACTGTAGGTGCTATTGGGAATGGACTCTCTATACccttgatgattttaatatttggaACTATGATCAATGCATTTGGAGATTCCACAAACTCAAAAGTTGTTGATGAAGTCTCTGAGGTAATTTACTCACTGATCTCATGTAATTGGTGAATGTTATTTCTTCTGGTGTACCCTACATGGCTTACTACAACTTTGAATCAAACATTTAGAAATTTTCTAACGATGACTTACTGTGATCAGGTGTCTCTGAAATTTGTATACTTGGCTGCGGGTACCTTTGTTGCGTCATTTTTGCGTAAGTACATTAGTTTCTCAGTTAGTTCTTCCAATCTAATTTATTGGTTTGGTACATTCTgaactaaaataaaatctgTTTGCTATGTACCAGAACTAACTTGTTGGATGATCACCGGGGAGAGACAGAGTGCAAGAATTAGAGGGTTATACCTTAAAACAATTTTGAGGCAAGATGTGAGCTTCTTTGATAAGGAAACTAATACTGGAGAGGTTGTTGGAAGGATGTCAGGTGATACATTTCTAATTAAAGATGCCATGGGGGAGAAGGTATCAATGAATCATTCCACCATACTATCTTAACTCACCagcattttgtttttttaaactacctaaaaaaaagagtttaagtTCTTTATTGTCCACACTTCATTCATTTCAGGTGGGACAGTTTATACAGTTTGTGGCAACTTTTATAGGAGCTTTTGTCATATCATTCACTAAGGGATGGCTTCTAACTGTCGTCATGCTATCTAGTATACCACTTGTAGTCTTGTCTGGTGCTATGATGAGTTTGGTTATTGCAAAAGCATCATCAACTGGACAGGCAGCTTATTCTAAATCAGCAAGTGTAGTTGAGCAGACAATAGGTTCCATCCGAACTGTAAGTACATTAGCAAAAAATAACATTgaaactttgttttattttgttattacaTAATATAGAAATGAGTCCCATTTTCTGAATG harbors:
- the LOC11444998 gene encoding ABC transporter B family member 11, whose translation is MATDIRLEGDFVSVQPVEDHDSNQDSEKSKDKDVTTKTVPLYKLFSFADPSDRLLMLMGTLGAIGNGLSIPLMILIFGTMINAFGDSTNSKVVDEVSEVSLKFVYLAAGTFVASFLQLTCWMITGERQSARIRGLYLKTILRQDVSFFDKETNTGEVVGRMSGDTVLIKDAMGEKVGQFIQFMSTFIGGFVIAFTKGWLLTVVMLSSIPLLILSGSMTSMVIAKASSTGQAAYSKSAGVVEQTIGSIRTVASFTGEKQATANYNRSLIKVYKTAVQEALASGVGFGTLFFVFICSYGLAVWFGGKMIIEKGYTGGDVMTVIFAVLIGSTCLGQTSPSLSAFAAGQAAAFKMFETINRKPEIDAYDTSGKKLDDIRGDIELRDVCFSYPTRPDELIFNGFSLSLPSGTTAALVGQSGSGKSTVVSLIERFYDPTDGEVLIDGINLKEFQLKWIRQKIGLVSQEPVLFTCSIKENIAYGKDCATDEEIRVAAELANAAKFIDKLPQGLDTMVGEHGTQLSGGQKQRVAIARAILKDPRILLLDEATSALDAESERIVQEALNRIMINRTTIVVAHRLSTIRNVDTIAVIHQGKIVERGSHAELTNDPNGAYSQLIRLQEMKRSEQNDANDKNKPNSIVHSGRQSSQRSFSLRSISQGSAGNSGRHSFSASYVAPTTDGFLETEDGGPQASPSKNSSPPEVPLYRLAYFNKPEIPVLLMGTITAVLHGAIMPVIGLLVSKMISTFYKPADELRHDSKVWAIVFVAVAVASLLIIPCRFYFFGVAGGKLIQRIRKLCFEKVVHMEVSWFDDVEHSSGALGARLSTDAASVRALVGDALGLLVQNIATIIVGMVIAFQASWQLAFIVLALAPLLGLNGYVQVKVLKGFSADAKKLYEEASQVANDAVGSIRTVSSFCAEEKVMELYKQKCEGPIKKGVRRGIISGLGFGSSFFMLYAVDACVFYAGARLVEDGKSTFSDVFLVFFALSMAAMGVSQSGTLVPDSTNAKSAAASIFAILDQKSQIDSSDESGMTLEEVKGDIEFNHVSFKYPTRLDVQIFNDLCLNIRSGKTVALVGESGSGKSTVISLLQRFYDPDSGHITLDGIEIQRMQVKWLRQQMGLVSQEPILFNDTVRANIAYGKGGDATEAEIVAAAELANAHQFIGSLQKGYDTIVGERGIQLSGGQKQRVAIARAIVKNPKILLLDEATSALDAESEKVVQDALDRVMVERTTIIVAHRLSTIKGADLIAVVKNGVIAEKGKHEALLHKGGDYASLVALHTSDSTS